AAAGGAATTCTGACTAGAAGACAGGAAAGGACGAGACGAAACTACAGTTGAGGGTTGATTAGACCAAGAAAATGTTTCTTCTAACCGCTTACATTTTTCCGTAAGTTCGTCGATACTACGGATTTCTACAAGAGCTAGTTGAGAGTGATATGAGGGTAACAAAGATTTCATGATGATTCTTACCTTTTCGGATTCCGTAAGAGGAATGTCAAGACGACTACACAACCCAAGGATGTTGTTGATAAACATAGTAACGGGTTCATTCTGGAGTTGTTTCCGCTTTTTAATGTCATCCAAAAGATCATCTTGGTAGGAATATGGTAGGAAATCAGCTTTAAGTTTTTGCACCAGATCTTTCCAGCAAGAAAGGTTAGAGCGATTATTCATAAACCAAGTGAACGCAGGACCGGTAAACAACTCAGCGGAGGCTGCAAATAAGTCATCCTCTGGAATACATCTAGAGATTCGCAAACATTCAACTTTCTCTAAGAAAGCGACAACAGTATCACAATCACCTGTACCAGAAAAAGAAATACCCCATTTATGAACTTGGGCAGATTTAGAAAATGGGAAGGGTGACGCATTGTGTACGGGTGCATTTGGAGTGGAGGTAGCAGCTGGGTTTCCCCGAGCATCGAGATCACCTTCAATATCCAAGATTTTGACTGCGACGGTTTTATGGTATAATTCCTGTTCATCGGTATCACACTCTAAGCGACTTACTCGTTCAGATAAATGAGCTACTCTAGACGACAATCTAGCAAAGGTAGGATCCAGTATTGTACCCCTGAATATCCCGATTTTCTGGGTAAGGTCTTTCAGTGTGTCCTCAATCTCCTCCTTATGTTTGTCAAAGGGAATACAGGAGGAagaaatttgccgaaaactcctatTTTCCTTCTCCTGTCGCAGAGCTCCGCGCAATATTTTGCGTTTAGCCTCGACGGTAGGATATTCAGTAACATCAATACTTCGGATTTTAAGCTCGTAATCTAACTCTTTTACCAGTAAATGATCAACTTTAAAAGTggacattttaaaaaagaaacgtTCAGTATCAAGACAAAACACCCCAATGAAGTTTAGATAGATAaactcaataaaaaaattttacaactggCACAAAGCCCGCAAATTAAATCGCATACAGTAATCTAAAATTGAGATAGAAATCAGAACCTAATAAACATATACCTATAACCCAAAATATATAATTGTGTGGATACAAATGCCAGTACAGGATATCATAATAATTATAAGATACCAAAAAATATGTAacgtataaaaatgtaaaaattcagtttattaaatattaacgtcaccttcaataaacatttatatattACCTTTTAACTTATGTTCGTATACCACCCAACAATTAATGCTATATCCTCAATTCTAAAATAATTTCCCTTACACCTGTATACTctctcaaaaaaaaacaaaatgatacactgctactatcaactttttctttttttttttccaaaacaaCAACAAACTGTAAGTGATAATTCGCAATACCCAAATTGAATAAGAGAATGTAGTGTAACTAACACTAAATCACCACCTAAATGAAAAACAACAGCTCCACGATGGGCTCGCCACTTTGTAACCCTTATAGtagggttatattttttttttggtactaaaatttgattgatgaagagaaaggagtagtgagaaacggct
The window above is part of the Diabrotica virgifera virgifera chromosome 2, PGI_DIABVI_V3a genome. Proteins encoded here:
- the LOC126879691 gene encoding uncharacterized protein LOC126879691, which encodes MSTFKVDHLLVKELDYELKIRSIDVTEYPTVEAKRKILRGALRQEKENRSFRQISSSCIPFDKHKEEIEDTLKDLTQKIGIFRGTILDPTFARLSSRVAHLSERVSRLECDTDEQELYHKTVAVKILDIEGDLDARGNPAATSTPNAPVHNASPFPFSKSAQVHKWGISFSGTGDCDTVVAFLEKVECLRISRCIPEDDLFAASAELFTGPAFTWFMNNRSNLSCWKDLVQKLKADFLPYSYQDDLLDDIKKRKQLQNEPVTMFINNILGLCSRLDIPLTESEKVRIIMKSLLPSYHSQLALVEIRSIDELTEKCKRLEETFSWSNQPSTVVSSRPFLSSSQNSFSRNRSWQNKVPKHNVSTVTSTIVCWNCYTQGHAFSACPNPRLRPFCFGCGLENTTKPRCRNCQGNGRLEDCTLSPPLTVSPSGNSVTSINNTGLNTSSPPVPSTSRKGKGISSKKTTTSNNNLSQD